The following are encoded in a window of Clostridia bacterium genomic DNA:
- a CDS encoding quinate 5-dehydrogenase → MKRIVSVSIGSSSRDKCVETDIMGYRCSIERIGTNGSIRKAIDTIKELDGKVDAFGMGGIDLYLTSGSNKRHVIREAVPIKEAARNTPIVDGTGIKNTLEKNVIDYIEANKIIDLKGKRVLITSAADRFRMAKAFVEYGCDVIIGDLIFALGIPIKIKRLDTFRRVADAAIPIVSKLPFEMLYPTGDRQKENNHKRFSKYYWNSDIIAGDYHYIKKYMPENMEGKIVVTNTVTPEDVNMLRARGVMQLVTTTPEWDGRSFGTNVVEALIVSLSGKNPEELSEEDYHDMLNELRFRPRVEWLN, encoded by the coding sequence ATGAAAAGGATAGTAAGTGTAAGTATAGGTTCTTCTTCCCGTGATAAATGTGTTGAGACTGATATAATGGGGTATAGATGCAGTATAGAAAGAATCGGGACAAACGGCAGTATAAGAAAGGCGATTGATACTATAAAGGAGCTGGATGGAAAGGTTGATGCCTTCGGAATGGGTGGAATAGATTTGTATCTTACATCAGGGTCTAATAAAAGACATGTGATAAGAGAAGCCGTACCGATAAAAGAGGCTGCCAGAAACACTCCTATTGTTGATGGTACAGGGATAAAAAATACTTTGGAAAAAAATGTGATTGATTATATAGAAGCGAATAAAATCATTGATCTGAAAGGGAAAAGGGTATTGATAACTTCAGCAGCAGATAGATTCAGAATGGCTAAAGCTTTTGTCGAGTATGGATGTGACGTGATTATCGGAGACCTCATCTTCGCTTTGGGGATTCCGATAAAGATCAAAAGACTAGATACCTTCAGGAGGGTTGCAGATGCAGCAATTCCGATTGTATCAAAACTGCCCTTTGAAATGCTGTATCCTACAGGAGACAGGCAGAAAGAAAACAATCATAAAAGATTTTCAAAATACTATTGGAATTCTGATATAATTGCGGGAGATTATCACTATATCAAAAAATACATGCCGGAAAATATGGAAGGAAAAATTGTAGTTACAAATACTGTTACGCCTGAAGATGTAAATATGTTGAGAGCCAGAGGAGTAATGCAGCTTGTTACAACTACACCCGAATGGGATGGAAGGTCTTTTGGGACAAATGTAGTTGAAGCCTTAATAGTGAGCTTATCCGGTAAAAATCCTGAAGAGCTTTCGGAAGAGGATTATCACGATATGCTGAATGAATTGAGGTTTAGGCCAAGGGTAGAATGGCTGAACTAA
- a CDS encoding YIP1 family protein yields MDNLQPVWNGNTEMQNDNVKNLNLLQRFFGVIFSPSETMKCIVERPKVLFPILAMAITPVLVNIIRLPLYKEMQRELMVKTSETMAARFNTPVMTAADIDKAVSNNLIFGSITTPIVTIIMWLIGTAVIFGILKAFGGQGKFKQCMAVTGYASMITVLLSVLTLIVSFFSGSLKLDLSLGIFAGQLLSGSEGSFIYGLMYTLLTAIGVFTIWNYAVTGLGLIHMTKLSKAKVCAVIIVYFIVVVLLGGALAGVTEVMTSGISSQI; encoded by the coding sequence ATGGATAATTTACAACCTGTCTGGAATGGAAATACTGAAATGCAGAATGATAACGTGAAAAACCTGAATCTTCTGCAAAGATTTTTTGGAGTGATATTTTCTCCTTCAGAAACTATGAAATGTATTGTGGAAAGACCTAAGGTTTTATTTCCTATACTTGCTATGGCAATAACTCCGGTTCTGGTTAATATTATTAGACTGCCCTTATATAAGGAAATGCAAAGAGAGCTTATGGTAAAAACCTCTGAAACAATGGCTGCCAGGTTTAACACTCCTGTTATGACTGCAGCAGATATAGATAAGGCTGTCTCAAATAATCTGATTTTTGGGTCTATTACAACTCCAATAGTAACTATAATAATGTGGCTTATTGGCACTGCAGTTATTTTTGGTATACTGAAGGCTTTCGGAGGTCAGGGAAAATTCAAGCAATGCATGGCAGTGACCGGATATGCCAGTATGATTACTGTACTGCTGTCGGTATTAACTTTGATAGTGTCGTTTTTCAGCGGAAGTCTGAAGCTGGATTTATCCTTGGGGATTTTTGCAGGACAGCTTCTCTCGGGAAGTGAAGGCAGCTTCATATACGGCCTGATGTACACTTTGCTTACAGCAATTGGAGTATTTACAATCTGGAATTATGCTGTCACGGGCCTAGGTCTCATACATATGACAAAACTTAGCAAAGCAAAGGTTTGCGCTGTTATAATAGTATATTTTATTGTAGTTGTTTTATTGGGTGGTGCTTTAGCAGGCGTAACTGAAGTAATGACTTCAGGTATAAGTTCTCAGATATAA
- a CDS encoding efflux RND transporter periplasmic adaptor subunit: MKKKIIIGSIIALVVVIFVGINISRNNSSSAAFAGGKTTAVRVKKIEKGNISSSVSSNGIIEEIEKAEVYFDTPLQVRQVLVEKNQKVTKGQKILDVNVDELVSQLEQAKINKVSQELAIKKVRALSGTKSTGSMEAAVTIAENNIKNAESAYNDSKKVYEDNKELYGSGAISKSELDRCEKAVKDAEIALKNAKLNYNTAVDNLNETRKANSQSASSTSIDIEMQEQTLKGTILNISNLEAKLKRINESVLSPIEGTISELNVIQGAYTSNMQAAYKVVNPHKVRAKARVSEFNIRNVMVGQNVEISGDAIDKEKKISGKVISISPTAVKNMTSNGEETAFEVLISTDNSENILKPGLNVTCNIFTVEKKGIVVAELNMLDTDKDDNKFVYLVSANDNVMKKTMVKTGITSDMSTEIVEGLKEGDAVVLDPQPTFKDGAKVKIMEEEKK, from the coding sequence ATGAAGAAGAAAATAATAATCGGCAGTATAATTGCTTTAGTTGTTGTTATTTTTGTCGGGATAAATATTTCCAGAAACAATAGCAGTTCTGCTGCTTTTGCAGGGGGAAAAACAACAGCAGTAAGGGTTAAAAAGATTGAAAAAGGCAACATATCATCCTCTGTTTCTTCAAATGGAATCATAGAGGAAATAGAAAAAGCGGAAGTATATTTTGATACTCCATTACAGGTAAGGCAGGTGCTGGTTGAAAAAAACCAAAAGGTAACAAAAGGACAGAAAATATTGGATGTAAATGTAGATGAGCTGGTTTCACAACTGGAGCAGGCTAAAATAAACAAGGTTTCACAGGAGCTCGCTATTAAGAAAGTAAGGGCATTATCAGGAACGAAGAGTACAGGGAGTATGGAAGCTGCCGTAACTATTGCGGAAAATAATATAAAAAATGCAGAGAGCGCTTATAATGACAGTAAGAAGGTATATGAAGACAATAAAGAACTATATGGCTCCGGCGCAATATCAAAAAGTGAACTTGACAGGTGTGAAAAGGCTGTGAAAGATGCTGAGATCGCATTGAAAAACGCAAAGCTTAATTATAATACCGCTGTTGATAATCTGAATGAAACTAGGAAAGCAAATTCCCAGTCAGCGAGCAGTACAAGTATAGATATAGAAATGCAGGAGCAGACCTTGAAAGGAACCATTTTAAATATCTCAAATCTTGAAGCTAAGCTGAAAAGGATAAATGAAAGTGTCCTTAGTCCCATAGAAGGCACAATAAGTGAATTGAATGTCATACAGGGGGCATATACCAGTAATATGCAGGCTGCATACAAGGTTGTGAATCCCCACAAAGTCCGTGCCAAGGCAAGAGTAAGTGAATTCAACATAAGAAATGTTATGGTTGGGCAAAATGTTGAAATTTCCGGAGATGCAATAGACAAGGAAAAGAAAATATCCGGGAAGGTTATCAGTATTTCACCCACTGCAGTAAAAAACATGACCAGTAATGGAGAAGAAACTGCCTTTGAAGTACTGATATCAACTGATAATAGCGAAAATATCCTAAAACCGGGTTTGAATGTAACCTGCAACATCTTCACTGTAGAAAAGAAAGGTATAGTTGTTGCAGAGCTGAACATGCTTGATACAGATAAGGATGATAACAAATTTGTCTATTTAGTCAGTGCAAATGATAATGTGATGAAGAAAACTATGGTGAAAACGGGAATCACATCCGACATGAGTACAGAAATCGTTGAAGGTCTCAAAGAGGGGGATGCTGTGGTACTAGACCCGCAACCTACATTCAAGGATGGTGCAAAAGTTAAAATAATGGAAGAAGAAAAGAAATGA
- a CDS encoding ABC transporter permease produces MNFSESVKQALDSLRANKLRSILTMIGIIMGVFSVITILAVGNATQGYIDSQFEKLGANVISFMYRSSGSYDPSKALKFDDMDTIRKAAPEIKNIATSIQRNGTLRIGSKTREALVYGVTSQFKNFDPKEMLHGRYISDIDEDAKTKVVIVDEKFALRYFKKTDIIGETINFKTSWGAMNLKVVGVTKSGEDLFGSMLDNENFPAFIYVPITTLQEFYFNFKGLDSISVSVVDKEKTKSVSDRVIKALEMKHGAVGKYFARNSQDEQKIFSTITNVISAVLLVIAIITLIVGGIGIINILLVSVTERIREIGIRKALGARKKDIIIQFITESIIMTGLSGLIGIALGIIAGAVISAQLKIPQVVDFKIIIMAFLGSVTLGLMFGVYPAKRAADLDPIESLRYE; encoded by the coding sequence ATGAATTTCTCGGAAAGTGTTAAGCAGGCACTGGACAGCCTTAGAGCGAACAAATTGCGTTCGATTCTTACCATGATAGGCATCATAATGGGAGTTTTCTCTGTTATAACCATACTTGCAGTAGGAAATGCAACTCAAGGATATATAGATTCTCAGTTTGAAAAGCTCGGTGCAAATGTTATAAGCTTTATGTACAGATCATCAGGAAGCTATGACCCAAGCAAGGCTTTAAAATTTGATGATATGGATACAATTAGAAAAGCGGCGCCAGAGATAAAAAACATCGCTACAAGCATACAAAGAAACGGAACCTTGAGGATTGGTTCCAAGACCAGAGAAGCCCTTGTATATGGTGTTACTTCACAGTTTAAGAATTTTGACCCGAAGGAAATGCTACATGGAAGGTATATCAGTGATATTGATGAAGATGCAAAAACCAAAGTTGTAATTGTTGATGAGAAATTTGCACTCAGGTACTTCAAAAAAACTGATATAATCGGTGAGACGATAAATTTCAAGACCTCCTGGGGCGCTATGAACCTTAAGGTGGTAGGTGTTACAAAAAGCGGGGAAGATTTGTTTGGAAGCATGCTTGATAATGAGAATTTTCCTGCATTCATATATGTGCCTATTACCACGTTGCAAGAGTTTTATTTCAACTTTAAGGGACTCGACAGTATAAGTGTTTCTGTAGTGGATAAGGAGAAAACAAAAAGTGTAAGCGACCGTGTTATAAAAGCTCTTGAAATGAAGCATGGTGCGGTAGGTAAATATTTTGCACGGAACTCACAGGATGAACAGAAAATTTTCTCAACAATTACAAACGTTATATCTGCAGTATTACTTGTAATTGCTATAATAACGCTTATAGTCGGGGGAATCGGGATAATAAACATACTTCTTGTATCTGTAACTGAGCGAATCAGGGAAATAGGTATAAGAAAAGCACTAGGTGCCAGAAAGAAGGATATTATTATTCAGTTCATTACCGAATCCATAATAATGACAGGGCTGAGTGGACTAATAGGCATAGCACTGGGAATAATTGCAGGGGCGGTTATTTCAGCGCAGCTTAAAATTCCTCAGGTAGTGGATTTTAAAATTATTATAATGGCTTTCCTGGGCTCTGTTACATTAGGTCTGATGTTTGGAGTATATCCTGCAAAGAGAGCAGCAGATCTCGATCCTATTGAATCATTAAGATATGAATAG
- a CDS encoding insulinase family protein, which yields MDIKTIEYKNINELMYMYEHKSGLKAFVVPKKGYSKKYATFATHFGSINNEFIIPGEAETTKVPDGIAHFLEHKLFEQEDGSVMDKFSQLGSSPNAYTGFGQTVYLFSSTDRFDENFKLLLNYVQNPYITEESVEKEKGIIGQEIKMYEDDPGWRAFFNLLGAFYKNNPVRIDIAGTIESIAEINRDVLYRCYNTFYHPSNMIILVVGDVDPKEVFQHVESELKNTQERPEIKRIFPQEQESLNKDYAEQALAVSTPLFQMGFRDNTHNTKGIEALKREVAVKLLLEMIMGRSSGLYNEMYEEGLINSTFEFDYTIEENYAFSMFGGESVDPLKVRERISGAIKDIKSKGLDKDSYERIKRAMTGRFIKQLNSVERISHTFISVYFRGVNMFDYYEVYDKITFEYINDVFSDHFNLNNLALSVIKPVSAG from the coding sequence ATGGATATAAAAACTATTGAATATAAGAATATTAATGAATTGATGTACATGTATGAACACAAAAGCGGATTGAAAGCTTTTGTGGTGCCAAAGAAGGGGTATTCAAAAAAATATGCTACATTTGCTACACATTTTGGCTCCATAAATAATGAATTTATTATTCCGGGTGAGGCTGAAACTACTAAAGTACCTGACGGAATTGCACACTTTCTTGAACATAAACTGTTTGAACAAGAGGACGGCAGTGTAATGGATAAGTTTTCGCAATTGGGATCCAGCCCTAATGCTTATACCGGATTCGGTCAGACAGTTTACTTGTTTTCAAGTACAGACAGATTTGATGAAAATTTTAAACTTTTACTAAATTATGTTCAGAATCCTTATATTACTGAGGAAAGTGTTGAAAAAGAAAAAGGAATTATAGGTCAGGAGATAAAAATGTATGAGGATGATCCAGGATGGCGGGCTTTTTTCAACCTGCTGGGAGCATTTTACAAAAATAATCCTGTGAGGATAGATATTGCCGGAACTATTGAATCTATAGCAGAAATAAACAGGGACGTACTATATAGATGCTATAATACTTTTTATCATCCTTCAAATATGATTATACTTGTGGTAGGTGATGTTGACCCGAAAGAAGTTTTTCAGCATGTGGAGAGTGAACTTAAAAACACACAGGAGAGACCGGAAATCAAGAGGATTTTTCCACAAGAACAGGAATCACTAAACAAGGATTATGCAGAACAAGCGCTGGCAGTATCAACACCGCTTTTCCAAATGGGATTCAGGGATAATACACATAATACTAAAGGTATTGAAGCTTTGAAAAGAGAAGTTGCCGTAAAACTCCTGTTGGAAATGATAATGGGAAGAAGTTCAGGGCTTTACAATGAGATGTACGAGGAAGGCCTTATAAACAGCACTTTTGAATTTGATTATACAATCGAGGAAAATTATGCTTTTTCCATGTTTGGCGGCGAATCTGTTGATCCTTTAAAAGTAAGGGAAAGAATATCCGGTGCTATTAAAGATATTAAAAGTAAGGGACTTGATAAGGATAGCTATGAACGCATAAAAAGGGCCATGACAGGAAGATTCATAAAACAGTTGAATTCTGTAGAGAGAATATCTCATACTTTTATTTCGGTGTATTTTCGAGGAGTCAATATGTTTGATTATTATGAAGTTTATGATAAAATTACCTTTGAATATATAAACGATGTTTTTAGTGACCACTTTAACCTTAATAATCTTGCACTTTCAGTAATAAAGCCTGTTTCGGCAGGGTAG
- a CDS encoding insulinase family protein, protein MNNIIEEKVTKVASYNGIDVYNIKTNKFKTNSINIFFHDNLSRENASKNALIPAVLRRGCVPFPSFQEIALYLEGLYGAAFDCGVVKKGERQIIQFYTEFVADEYTVEKADLLENTFNLLIDIITNPVLESGHFKTEYVAQEKENLKRLIEGRVNDKVQYAVDKCFEEMCRDERFGIFEYGAVSDLDSIDAANLYEHYKTFLESLPISIYFTGNTSEERIKALTGRLSGINRNNLKNVDISKVGKDVKEIKNITEKMSVNQAKLSLGFRTNTASNDKDYYSLLVYNGILGGGMHSKLFQNVREKGSLAYYVFSRLEKFKGLMVISSGIESQNKDKAMDIILRQIDDIKNGEISDYEFDSTIKTIETGVKSLRDSQLHIVDFYLSQAVVDTNDSFSTIIEKVKNVSKEDVIDISKRVVLDTVYFLTGY, encoded by the coding sequence ATGAATAACATAATAGAGGAAAAAGTCACTAAAGTAGCTTCGTATAACGGAATTGATGTTTACAATATTAAGACAAATAAGTTTAAAACCAACTCTATAAATATTTTCTTTCATGATAACTTGAGTAGGGAAAATGCTTCAAAAAACGCACTTATCCCTGCTGTTTTACGCAGGGGCTGCGTCCCATTCCCCTCTTTTCAGGAGATTGCTTTATACCTTGAAGGGCTCTATGGAGCAGCTTTTGACTGCGGTGTAGTAAAAAAGGGAGAACGTCAGATAATACAGTTTTATACGGAATTTGTTGCAGATGAGTATACAGTTGAAAAGGCAGACTTATTAGAAAATACATTTAACCTTTTGATTGATATAATAACCAATCCTGTATTGGAAAGCGGGCATTTTAAGACAGAATACGTAGCGCAGGAAAAAGAAAACCTTAAGCGGCTTATAGAGGGCAGGGTAAATGATAAAGTTCAATATGCCGTAGACAAGTGTTTTGAAGAAATGTGCAGAGATGAACGTTTTGGTATATTTGAATATGGCGCTGTATCCGATTTGGATTCAATAGATGCGGCGAATTTATATGAGCACTATAAGACTTTTTTGGAAAGTCTGCCAATAAGTATATATTTTACCGGCAATACAAGCGAAGAACGGATAAAAGCTCTTACAGGCAGATTATCCGGCATTAATAGGAATAACCTGAAAAATGTTGATATAAGCAAAGTAGGGAAAGATGTAAAAGAAATAAAGAATATCACTGAAAAAATGAGTGTAAATCAGGCAAAACTTTCTCTTGGCTTCAGAACAAATACAGCATCCAATGATAAGGACTATTATTCTCTTCTGGTATATAACGGTATTCTTGGCGGAGGCATGCATTCTAAACTGTTTCAGAACGTGAGAGAAAAAGGAAGTCTGGCTTACTATGTATTTTCACGCTTGGAGAAATTTAAAGGCTTGATGGTAATAAGCAGCGGAATAGAAAGCCAGAATAAGGACAAAGCCATGGATATAATTCTCCGGCAAATAGATGATATAAAAAACGGGGAAATTTCCGATTATGAGTTTGATTCAACTATCAAGACCATAGAAACAGGAGTAAAATCGCTTAGGGATAGTCAGCTGCATATTGTGGATTTTTATCTGAGCCAAGCCGTTGTAGATACAAATGATAGTTTCAGTACAATTATCGAAAAAGTAAAGAATGTATCAAAAGAAGATGTTATAGATATTTCAAAAAGGGTAGTACTTGATACTGTTTATTTTCTTACAGGATATTAG
- the hypE gene encoding hydrogenase expression/formation protein HypE, with product MSEIITLAHGSGGKLTHNLILDIFIKHLSNDILLQGDDSAKLDVTPGKLAFTTDSFVITPIFFKGGDIGKLAVCGTVNDLASSGAKPLYLSCGFILEEGLPLSELETIVESMGRTARECGIKIVTGDTKVVPKGAVDKVFINTSGIGSICDGVSISGSNAKPGDKIILTGTMGDHGCAILLERERLNITAEIASDCAPLNKLVERVLAEAKGVHVLRDPTRGGVATTLNEIAVQSSVGIRLYENELPVSEEVAGVCELLGMDPMYMANEGKMLMVVAEHEADKVLKTVREDENGRKACIIGEVVEVPAGKVFIKTITGGNRIVDMLVGDQLPRIC from the coding sequence ATGTCTGAAATAATCACTCTGGCTCATGGGAGCGGAGGTAAATTGACTCATAATCTTATCTTGGATATTTTCATAAAACATCTGTCGAATGATATTTTGCTGCAGGGAGATGATTCCGCAAAACTGGATGTTACTCCGGGCAAGCTAGCTTTTACTACCGATTCATTTGTAATTACGCCTATTTTCTTTAAAGGCGGTGACATAGGTAAACTTGCGGTATGCGGTACAGTAAATGATCTGGCTTCCAGCGGAGCAAAGCCTTTGTATTTAAGCTGTGGATTTATATTAGAAGAGGGTTTGCCACTTAGTGAACTGGAAACCATAGTTGAATCTATGGGGAGGACTGCCCGTGAATGTGGAATTAAAATTGTTACCGGTGATACAAAGGTTGTACCAAAAGGTGCAGTAGATAAGGTTTTTATCAATACTTCAGGCATAGGATCCATTTGTGATGGTGTAAGCATTTCCGGTAGCAATGCAAAGCCAGGAGATAAGATCATACTTACCGGAACTATGGGTGATCATGGTTGTGCGATACTGCTCGAAAGGGAAAGGCTGAATATTACCGCTGAAATAGCAAGTGATTGTGCACCGCTGAACAAGCTCGTAGAAAGGGTTTTGGCAGAAGCAAAAGGTGTTCATGTTTTGCGTGATCCCACGAGGGGCGGGGTAGCAACTACCTTAAATGAAATTGCGGTGCAAAGCAGCGTAGGAATAAGACTATACGAAAATGAATTACCGGTTAGTGAGGAAGTTGCAGGTGTATGTGAGCTGCTAGGTATGGATCCTATGTATATGGCAAATGAAGGCAAGATGTTGATGGTAGTTGCAGAACATGAAGCGGATAAGGTACTAAAAACCGTTAGAGAAGATGAAAATGGAAGGAAAGCTTGTATAATTGGTGAAGTAGTAGAAGTACCTGCAGGAAAGGTATTCATTAAAACAATTACTGGTGGTAACAGGATAGTGGATATGCTCGTAGGCGACCAATTGCCAAGAATCTGCTAG
- a CDS encoding GGDEF domain-containing protein, translating into MYYTNTLSQLTFIAAVCFSFSILAFALFINTEKSIIKLKGLCFIVTLILGIFSVLTKNRSLAYPVLYLAQAFMYLSLFLIMAINPKKKHYGTVFLLVVILPAILLTLVLNSTAIQKLICTSHFGVLCLILSTVMILFILRKEKGNKSLIFWSAVLLLIQSLLKLLVQNTIIEYISLFCHVGAYSILILYFYRETFIKLLKKVHETEKKLAAVDKNLNLEVRKRVLEIERSNEVLINISRTDSLTKALNKAAILDTISVLISSSKAGSVFSVLMFDIDKFKTINDTLGHITGDKCIKKLALLAKNSLRDMDSLGRYGGDEFIAVLPGATVPQAKLVAERFRKRVEETESPNFTVSIGISCYPQDGNTVKELIAAADDGLYHSKRKGRNMVSYKNTF; encoded by the coding sequence ATGTACTATACTAATACTCTAAGTCAACTGACTTTTATCGCTGCCGTATGTTTTTCATTTTCGATCCTGGCCTTCGCTCTTTTTATCAACACGGAAAAATCAATTATAAAACTTAAGGGGTTATGTTTTATAGTTACATTAATACTTGGCATTTTCTCAGTTCTTACCAAAAACAGAAGCCTTGCCTACCCCGTACTATATCTGGCACAAGCCTTTATGTATTTATCACTGTTTTTGATAATGGCTATAAATCCGAAGAAGAAACATTACGGGACAGTATTTCTTTTAGTTGTAATATTGCCTGCAATTCTTCTAACTTTGGTGCTAAACTCAACAGCTATTCAAAAACTTATCTGCACTTCACATTTTGGTGTCTTATGTCTAATACTATCTACAGTTATGATACTATTTATTCTGAGGAAGGAAAAAGGTAATAAGAGCCTGATCTTCTGGTCTGCGGTCTTACTGCTTATACAGAGCTTGCTCAAACTGCTGGTGCAGAATACTATCATTGAATATATATCACTTTTTTGCCATGTTGGTGCATATTCAATACTTATACTTTATTTTTACAGGGAGACTTTTATAAAACTTTTGAAAAAAGTGCATGAGACAGAAAAAAAACTCGCAGCTGTCGATAAAAATCTTAACCTGGAAGTGAGAAAAAGAGTCCTTGAGATTGAAAGGTCAAACGAAGTGCTGATCAATATATCCAGGACTGATTCATTAACCAAGGCACTCAACAAGGCTGCCATTCTCGATACCATATCAGTCCTGATTTCATCATCAAAGGCTGGAAGCGTGTTCTCGGTATTAATGTTTGATATAGACAAGTTTAAAACGATTAATGATACTCTTGGTCACATAACAGGAGACAAGTGCATAAAGAAGCTAGCGTTGTTGGCAAAAAACAGTTTGCGTGATATGGATTCACTTGGAAGATATGGAGGAGATGAATTCATAGCAGTACTTCCCGGTGCAACGGTTCCTCAGGCAAAACTGGTTGCGGAACGTTTCCGGAAAAGAGTTGAGGAAACCGAATCGCCTAATTTCACGGTATCTATAGGCATATCTTGTTATCCGCAGGACGGAAACACAGTAAAAGAACTTATTGCAGCTGCAGATGATGGTTTATACCATTCAAAAAGAAAAGGCAGGAATATGGTATCTTATAAAAATACATTTTAA
- a CDS encoding ABC transporter ATP-binding protein: MIKMQDLGKIYKNGKIEVEALKKVNLSISKGEFVSIMGPSGSGKSTLMNIVGCLDRSTSGSYELDGVNISGLNDVELAKIRNLKIGFVFQSFNLLPRITALHNVELPMIYAGVHAKERRKRAMEALDRVGLLQRMQHKPNEMSGGQKQRVAIARSLVNNPAIILADEPTGNLDSASGEEIMAVFQELNREGVTIVLVTHEPDIAEHTKRVVKFRDGMLISDVVLENPVDAREVINMQKTDAAG, encoded by the coding sequence ATAATTAAAATGCAAGATTTGGGTAAGATCTATAAAAACGGCAAGATTGAAGTGGAAGCATTAAAGAAGGTCAATCTTTCCATATCAAAGGGAGAATTTGTATCCATAATGGGTCCATCCGGCTCAGGTAAGTCTACCCTTATGAATATAGTCGGATGTCTTGACAGATCAACGTCAGGCAGCTATGAACTTGATGGGGTTAACATATCGGGGCTCAATGATGTGGAATTGGCAAAAATAAGGAATCTGAAGATTGGTTTTGTTTTTCAATCCTTTAACCTCCTGCCCAGGATTACAGCATTACATAATGTTGAGCTTCCGATGATTTATGCAGGAGTTCATGCGAAGGAGAGAAGGAAAAGAGCCATGGAAGCCCTTGATAGGGTCGGGCTTCTCCAGAGGATGCAGCATAAGCCTAATGAAATGTCCGGGGGGCAGAAACAAAGAGTTGCAATAGCCAGATCCTTAGTCAACAATCCGGCTATCATTCTTGCTGACGAGCCTACGGGAAACCTTGACAGCGCTTCAGGGGAAGAGATAATGGCAGTATTCCAGGAACTCAACAGGGAAGGAGTAACTATTGTACTTGTTACTCATGAACCAGATATAGCAGAACATACAAAAAGAGTAGTAAAGTTCAGGGATGGTATGTTAATCAGCGATGTGGTTTTGGAAAACCCGGTTGATGCAAGGGAAGTAATAAATATGCAAAAAACTGATGCAGCAGGGTAA
- a CDS encoding CD3324 family protein: MKYRNASDILPDELLKEVQKYASGETLYIPSSIERKKWGHGSGARVFYKQRNEEIRNKYFHKASIEELAEEYCLSTETIRKIVYK; this comes from the coding sequence ATGAAATATAGAAATGCATCCGATATTCTTCCAGACGAACTGTTGAAAGAAGTGCAAAAATATGCTTCTGGTGAAACCCTGTATATTCCAAGCAGTATAGAACGTAAAAAGTGGGGGCATGGTTCAGGTGCAAGAGTATTTTACAAACAGCGCAATGAAGAAATCAGAAATAAATATTTTCACAAAGCAAGTATTGAAGAACTTGCTGAGGAATACTGCCTTTCCACAGAGACAATAAGGAAAATTGTATACAAATAA